One genomic window of Actinoplanes lobatus includes the following:
- a CDS encoding ABC transporter ATP-binding protein: MSEPVLEIRNLNVDYGLGDQAVHAIRDVSLTLHRGEVLGLAGESGSGKSTLAYGTTRLLPPPGVITGGEVIYHPEKGDPYDVLGLTDRQLQAFRWAETAIVFQGAMNSLNPVHKISTQLTDVLRAHDPRMSENSRNARAREMLKLVGIAPDRMDAYPHQLSGGMRQRVMIGMALILQPQVVIMDEPTTALDVVMQRQILGQLVELRERLGFSVIFITHDLSLLVEFSNRIAIMYGGRIVEEAPAAAIYRDALHPYSSGLLGSFPALRGPRRELTGIPGSPPDLKGMPSGCSFHPRCPKAFEPCSSKIPVLTPHGDRSVACWLVES, translated from the coding sequence GTGAGCGAACCGGTCCTGGAGATCCGCAATCTCAACGTCGACTACGGTCTCGGCGATCAGGCGGTCCACGCGATCCGCGACGTCAGCCTCACCCTGCACCGCGGTGAGGTGCTCGGGCTGGCCGGCGAGAGCGGTTCGGGCAAGTCCACCCTCGCCTACGGGACGACCCGCCTGCTGCCGCCGCCCGGTGTGATCACCGGCGGCGAGGTGATCTACCACCCGGAGAAGGGCGACCCGTACGACGTCCTGGGCCTCACCGACCGGCAGTTGCAGGCGTTCCGCTGGGCCGAGACGGCGATCGTGTTCCAGGGCGCGATGAACTCGCTCAACCCGGTGCACAAGATCTCCACCCAGCTCACCGACGTGCTGCGGGCCCACGACCCGAGGATGAGCGAGAACAGCCGCAACGCCCGGGCCCGGGAGATGCTGAAACTGGTCGGCATCGCGCCGGACCGGATGGACGCCTACCCGCACCAGCTCTCCGGCGGCATGCGGCAGCGCGTCATGATCGGCATGGCGCTGATCCTCCAGCCGCAGGTGGTGATCATGGACGAGCCGACCACCGCGCTCGACGTGGTGATGCAGCGGCAGATCCTCGGCCAGCTCGTCGAACTGCGCGAACGGCTCGGCTTCTCGGTCATCTTCATCACCCACGACCTGTCGCTGCTGGTCGAGTTCTCCAACCGGATCGCGATCATGTACGGCGGACGGATCGTCGAGGAGGCGCCGGCCGCCGCGATCTACCGGGACGCGCTTCACCCGTACTCCTCGGGTTTGCTGGGGTCTTTCCCGGCCCTGCGTGGCCCGCGCCGTGAGCTGACCGGCATCCCCGGCTCCCCGCCCGACCTGAAGGGCATGCCGAGCGGGTGCTCGTTCCACCCGCGGTGCCCGAAGGCGTTCGAGCCGTGCTCCTCGAAGATCCCGGTGCTCACCCCGCACGGGGACCGCTCGGTGGCGTGCTGGCTGGTGGAGAGCTGA
- a CDS encoding GH1 family beta-glucosidase — translation MAFTWGVATSAYQIEGAAAEDGRTPSIWDTFARSVVGETGDVACDHYHRMPADVQLIKSLGVNAYRFSTSWTRVQPNGRGPANRRGLDFYDRLVDELLGNGIDPWLTLYHWDLPQELEDAGGWTNRDTAYRLADYSQLVLSALGDRVQNWSTVNEPWCVAYLGYQYGVFAPGLRDAGAAVAATHHLLLGHGLLASMLRPMDKTVSIPLNIGTATPASDDPVDIAAAWRADGNVARIFLDPLRHGRYPADVVEDLAARGYELPIRDGDMEIISTPIDLLGVNFYFGQDFAGRDLDGNTVDADGLPVVREIKPDVPQTDLGWPVTPDRFTTLLLRLHRDYGYPLVVTENGAVYEDHPDGDGFVEDTDRTAYLAAHVDAVAAARAQGADVRGYFAWSLMDNFEWAEGYAKRFGLVHVDYETQTRTPKRSALWFRDRIASGI, via the coding sequence ATGGCGTTCACCTGGGGCGTGGCCACCTCGGCCTATCAGATCGAGGGCGCGGCCGCGGAGGACGGGCGCACACCGTCCATCTGGGACACCTTCGCCCGCTCAGTTGTGGGCGAGACCGGGGACGTGGCGTGCGACCACTACCACCGGATGCCGGCCGACGTGCAGCTGATCAAGAGCCTGGGGGTGAACGCGTACCGGTTCTCCACCTCGTGGACCCGGGTCCAGCCGAACGGCCGCGGTCCGGCCAACCGTCGCGGGCTCGACTTCTACGACCGGCTGGTGGACGAACTGCTGGGCAACGGGATCGACCCGTGGCTGACGCTCTACCACTGGGATCTGCCGCAGGAGCTGGAAGACGCGGGCGGCTGGACCAACCGGGACACGGCGTACCGGCTCGCCGACTATTCGCAGCTGGTTCTCTCCGCGTTGGGCGACCGCGTACAGAACTGGTCCACGGTCAACGAGCCCTGGTGTGTGGCCTACCTGGGTTATCAGTACGGGGTCTTCGCGCCGGGACTCCGGGACGCCGGCGCGGCCGTCGCGGCCACCCATCACCTGCTGCTGGGGCACGGACTGCTGGCTTCCATGCTTCGCCCGATGGACAAAACGGTCAGCATCCCGTTGAACATCGGCACGGCCACGCCCGCCTCGGACGATCCGGTCGACATCGCGGCGGCCTGGCGGGCCGACGGCAACGTGGCCCGGATCTTCCTGGACCCGCTGCGCCACGGTCGCTACCCGGCCGACGTGGTGGAGGATCTCGCGGCCCGCGGCTACGAGCTGCCGATCCGGGACGGCGACATGGAGATCATCTCGACGCCGATCGACCTGCTCGGGGTGAACTTCTACTTCGGGCAGGACTTCGCCGGGCGCGACCTCGACGGCAACACCGTCGACGCCGACGGGCTGCCGGTCGTGCGGGAGATCAAGCCGGACGTGCCGCAGACCGACCTGGGCTGGCCGGTCACCCCGGACCGGTTCACCACCCTGCTGCTGCGGCTGCACCGCGACTACGGATATCCGCTCGTCGTCACCGAGAACGGCGCGGTCTACGAGGACCACCCGGACGGTGACGGGTTCGTCGAGGACACCGACCGGACCGCGTACCTCGCGGCCCACGTCGACGCGGTCGCCGCGGCCCGCGCCCAGGGCGCCGACGTGCGCGGCTATTTCGCCTGGTCGCTCATGGACAACTTCGAGTGGGCCGAGGGCTACGCGAAACGGTTCGGCCTGGTGCATGTCGATTACGAGACCCAGACGCGTACTCCTAAACGAAGTGCGCTCTGGTTCCGTGATCGCATAGCGTCCGGAATATGA
- a CDS encoding class I SAM-dependent methyltransferase, translated as MTDYLSINRANWDDRATAHANSPDYRVARFAEDPAHLSDVVRFDRQRLGDVAGLRGVHLQCHIGTDTVSLSRLGADMTGLDFSGASLSEARALAVSAGAKINFIQSDVYAARDALDGEFDLVYTGIGALCWLPSVERWAQTVASLLAPGGRLFIREGHPVLWALDYDRTDGLLSLTEPYFELEQPQVYDEAFTYVATDHVFTHTVTHEWNHGIGEIITAVLEAGLTLTGFEEHQTVPWNALNGRMRDLGDGEWQLAEKPARLPHTYTLQARKPV; from the coding sequence ATGACCGACTATCTCTCGATCAACCGGGCCAATTGGGACGATCGCGCGACCGCCCATGCGAACTCACCCGATTACCGCGTCGCCAGGTTCGCCGAGGATCCGGCGCACCTGAGCGACGTGGTGCGGTTCGACAGACAACGCCTCGGCGACGTGGCCGGGCTGCGGGGCGTGCATCTCCAGTGCCACATCGGCACCGACACCGTCTCGCTGTCCCGGCTCGGCGCCGACATGACCGGCCTCGACTTCTCCGGCGCCTCGCTGTCCGAGGCGCGCGCCCTCGCCGTCTCCGCGGGCGCGAAGATCAACTTCATTCAGAGCGATGTGTACGCCGCACGCGACGCCCTGGACGGGGAGTTCGACCTGGTCTACACCGGGATCGGGGCGCTCTGCTGGCTGCCCTCCGTCGAACGCTGGGCGCAGACCGTGGCGTCGCTGCTGGCGCCGGGCGGCCGGCTGTTCATCCGCGAAGGGCACCCGGTGCTGTGGGCGCTCGACTACGACCGGACCGACGGACTGCTCAGCCTCACCGAGCCGTACTTCGAACTGGAACAACCGCAGGTGTACGACGAGGCGTTCACCTACGTGGCCACCGACCACGTCTTCACCCACACGGTGACCCACGAGTGGAACCACGGCATCGGCGAGATCATCACCGCCGTACTCGAAGCCGGCCTCACGCTGACCGGGTTCGAGGAGCACCAGACCGTGCCGTGGAACGCCCTGAACGGCCGGATGCGCGACCTCGGCGACGGCGAATGGCAGCTCGCCGAGAAACCCGCACGACTGCCGCACACCTACACCCTCCAGGCCCGCAAGCCCGTTTAG
- a CDS encoding aldo/keto reductase: MELRDFGRLGQISALTLGGGGIAGVWGGTDRGEAVATIHAALDAGITMLDLAPSYGADHESERAVAEALRLRPAPDVMITSKVQLPDGASAARIRGSLQASLTRLNRDHLDVLLLHTQFRRTGTTLHETVSPEEYHDEIVPTFEALRDEGLIRGWGITAVGDPAPIIEAFRHDPRPDAAQIVVNPLNQNGDLWIHGDTVRPDNAALISAATAAGVAVTAIRVVAAGSLTSSLDRDVPPTHPAAVDFTRAEPYRKLAAELGETPAALAHRYALSIPGVSTVILGVKNRTELTECLAAAARGPLSPETLTALTTLTPTS, translated from the coding sequence ATGGAACTGCGTGACTTCGGCCGCCTGGGACAGATCAGCGCGCTGACTCTGGGTGGTGGCGGCATCGCCGGTGTGTGGGGCGGAACCGACCGCGGCGAGGCCGTCGCGACCATCCACGCGGCACTCGACGCCGGCATCACCATGCTCGACCTGGCCCCCAGCTACGGCGCCGACCACGAATCCGAGCGCGCCGTCGCCGAGGCCCTCCGCCTACGGCCCGCCCCCGACGTCATGATCACCAGTAAGGTGCAGCTGCCCGACGGCGCCTCCGCCGCCCGCATCCGCGGCAGCCTCCAGGCCAGCCTCACCCGGCTGAACCGCGACCACCTGGACGTGCTCCTGCTGCACACCCAGTTCCGCCGTACCGGAACCACCCTGCACGAGACGGTCTCCCCCGAGGAGTACCACGACGAGATCGTCCCCACCTTCGAGGCGCTCCGCGACGAGGGCCTGATCCGGGGCTGGGGCATCACCGCGGTCGGCGACCCCGCCCCCATCATCGAGGCGTTCCGGCACGACCCGCGCCCCGACGCCGCCCAGATCGTCGTGAACCCCCTGAACCAGAACGGCGACCTGTGGATCCACGGCGACACGGTCCGCCCCGACAACGCCGCCCTGATCTCAGCCGCCACCGCGGCCGGCGTCGCGGTGACCGCCATCCGCGTCGTCGCGGCCGGCTCCCTGACCAGCTCCCTGGACCGCGACGTCCCGCCCACCCATCCGGCGGCCGTCGACTTCACCCGGGCCGAGCCCTACCGCAAGCTGGCCGCCGAACTCGGCGAGACCCCGGCCGCGCTCGCCCACCGCTACGCCCTCTCCATCCCCGGAGTCTCCACAGTGATCCTGGGCGTCAAAAACCGCACCGAACTGACCGAATGCCTGGCCGCCGCAGCCCGGGGCCCCCTCTCCCCCGAAACCCTGACAGCCCTAACCACCTTGACCCCCACCTCCTGA
- a CDS encoding nucleotide triphosphate diphosphatase NUDT15 gives MFAFYSDGRMGDMPDQLSGLVESPGARPVVGVGMVLLRPDGAVLLGRRIKRGETPTWCLPGGHLELGESFEHAAGRETLEEAGLTVARPRAFGVALNLVEGGLAAGVVADFTTGEPHPLEPHVFERWEWHSPARLPQPLFPATAALLSLWWQTPPPPGWRTHRFTDHTEPAVRSE, from the coding sequence GTGTTCGCGTTCTACTCGGACGGCAGAATGGGCGACATGCCTGATCAGCTTTCCGGACTGGTTGAGTCTCCCGGCGCCCGGCCGGTGGTCGGTGTCGGCATGGTCCTTCTGCGACCGGATGGCGCCGTGCTTCTGGGGCGACGGATCAAGCGGGGCGAGACGCCGACCTGGTGCCTACCCGGCGGCCATCTGGAACTTGGTGAATCCTTCGAGCATGCCGCCGGACGGGAGACCCTCGAAGAAGCCGGTCTCACCGTCGCCCGCCCAAGAGCTTTCGGAGTCGCTCTCAATCTTGTCGAGGGCGGACTCGCCGCCGGCGTGGTAGCCGACTTCACCACCGGCGAGCCCCACCCGCTGGAACCTCACGTCTTCGAACGCTGGGAGTGGCACTCTCCGGCCCGCTTGCCGCAGCCGCTCTTCCCCGCCACTGCGGCCCTGCTCTCCCTGTGGTGGCAGACGCCACCCCCACCCGGCTGGCGAACCCACCGCTTCACCGACCACACCGAACCGGCCGTGCGATCGGAGTGA
- a CDS encoding DNA gyrase/topoisomerase IV subunit A: protein MARRKTDKRVDLSAFDQAGARVIDNPLVTEVEDSYLEYAYSVIHSRALPDARDGLKPVHRRILWSMSEQGQRPDRPYVKSARVVGDVMGKYHPHGDVAIYDALVRLAQDFSLNTPLIDGHGNFGSPDDGPAAARYTEARMSREAMLLVGELGEGTVDFKPTYDGSEQEPRVLPAAFPNLLVNGTSGIAVGMATNMIPHNLGEVVAAARLLIRKPAADLDELMRYVPGPDLPTGGQLLGLDEVRRAYETGRGVVRLRARAETGPLEGGRGRQAITVTELPYGVGAEKIIEAITDEVKGKVITSGPRRGQRQAARLTGIADVKDLTDREHGTRLVIECKVGVNPQALLADLYRLTPLESSFGINNLVLVDGQPRTLGLKALLEVFVQHRYDVVTRRTLFRRTKREDRLHLVDGLLIALIDIDRVVALIRASDDAAAAKAGLMSEFGLSDIQATYILDTPLRRLTRFDRIELEAEQDRLRNEIAELSRILDDETVLKKLVSDELAAVAKEFGAARRTTLIDGDLKEVLAASVPAGPLEVADDPCQVILSASGLIARTAAESEESTEAHSRSGRVKHDAVRAVIHSTARGRVLLITNRGRAFKTDVLPLPVLPEQSGTVSLRGGMSASELVPLHQGERVVGLAPLAAEGSPGIAMGTKMGIVKVCAPEWPVRSDEFEVITLKEGDEVLQASWLTDGGEALVFVTSDANLLRFPAKLVRPQGLKGGGMAGVNVGADAEVISFNAVSTTDDTHGAPMVVTSTGTQVKVSPFASYPAKGRATGGVRVQRFLKGESRLVVAWIGPRPVGASNTGDPVELPEPDARRDGSGVAVMMGPQIIGHLIERD from the coding sequence ATGGCACGCCGCAAAACCGACAAGCGCGTCGATCTGTCAGCGTTCGACCAGGCCGGCGCCCGGGTCATCGACAACCCGCTGGTCACCGAGGTGGAGGACTCCTACCTGGAGTACGCGTACTCGGTCATCCACTCCCGGGCCCTGCCCGACGCGCGGGACGGTCTCAAGCCGGTCCACCGCCGGATCCTCTGGTCCATGTCCGAGCAGGGCCAGCGCCCCGACCGGCCGTATGTGAAATCGGCCCGCGTGGTCGGCGACGTCATGGGTAAGTACCACCCGCACGGCGACGTCGCGATCTACGACGCCCTGGTCCGGCTCGCCCAGGACTTCTCGCTCAACACGCCGCTCATCGACGGCCACGGCAACTTCGGCTCACCCGACGACGGCCCGGCCGCCGCGCGGTACACCGAGGCCCGCATGTCCCGCGAGGCCATGCTGCTGGTCGGCGAGCTCGGCGAGGGCACCGTCGACTTCAAGCCCACCTACGACGGTTCCGAGCAGGAGCCCAGGGTGCTCCCGGCCGCCTTCCCGAACCTGCTGGTCAACGGCACGTCCGGGATCGCCGTCGGGATGGCGACCAACATGATCCCGCACAACCTCGGCGAGGTCGTGGCCGCCGCCCGGCTCCTGATCCGCAAACCCGCGGCCGACCTCGACGAGCTGATGCGCTACGTCCCCGGCCCCGACCTGCCGACCGGCGGCCAGCTGCTCGGCCTCGACGAGGTGCGGCGGGCGTACGAGACCGGCCGCGGCGTCGTGCGCCTGCGGGCCCGCGCCGAGACCGGCCCGCTCGAGGGCGGCCGCGGCCGGCAGGCCATCACCGTCACCGAACTGCCCTACGGCGTCGGCGCCGAGAAGATCATCGAGGCGATCACCGACGAGGTGAAGGGCAAGGTCATCACCTCCGGCCCGCGGCGCGGCCAGCGTCAGGCCGCCCGGCTCACCGGCATCGCCGACGTCAAGGACCTCACCGACCGCGAGCACGGCACCCGCCTGGTCATCGAGTGCAAGGTCGGCGTCAACCCGCAGGCCCTGCTCGCCGACCTCTACCGGCTCACCCCGCTGGAGAGCTCGTTCGGCATCAACAACCTGGTCCTCGTCGACGGGCAACCTCGTACGCTCGGGTTGAAGGCTCTTCTCGAGGTCTTCGTCCAGCACCGCTACGACGTGGTGACCCGCCGCACCCTGTTCCGGCGCACCAAGCGCGAGGACCGGCTGCACCTCGTCGACGGTCTGCTCATCGCGCTCATCGACATCGACCGGGTCGTCGCGCTCATCCGGGCCAGCGACGACGCGGCCGCCGCCAAGGCCGGGCTGATGAGCGAGTTCGGGCTCTCCGACATCCAGGCCACCTACATCCTCGACACCCCGCTGCGGCGGCTCACCCGGTTCGACCGGATCGAGCTGGAAGCCGAACAGGACCGGCTGCGCAACGAGATCGCCGAGCTCAGCCGCATCCTCGACGACGAGACCGTGCTGAAGAAGCTCGTCTCCGACGAGCTGGCCGCCGTCGCCAAGGAGTTCGGCGCGGCCCGGCGCACCACCCTCATCGACGGCGACCTCAAGGAGGTCCTCGCCGCCTCGGTGCCGGCCGGTCCGCTCGAGGTCGCCGACGACCCCTGCCAGGTCATCCTCTCCGCCTCCGGGCTCATCGCCCGGACCGCGGCGGAGAGCGAGGAATCCACCGAGGCCCACAGCCGCAGCGGCCGGGTCAAACACGACGCGGTCCGCGCCGTCATCCACTCGACGGCCCGCGGGCGCGTCCTGCTGATCACCAACCGGGGCCGGGCGTTCAAGACCGACGTGCTGCCGCTGCCCGTCCTGCCCGAGCAATCGGGGACGGTCTCGCTGCGCGGCGGCATGTCCGCATCCGAACTCGTCCCCCTGCACCAGGGCGAACGGGTGGTCGGTCTCGCGCCGCTCGCGGCTGAGGGCTCCCCGGGCATCGCCATGGGCACGAAAATGGGCATCGTCAAGGTGTGCGCCCCGGAGTGGCCGGTGCGGTCCGACGAGTTCGAGGTGATCACCCTCAAGGAGGGCGACGAGGTCCTCCAGGCCAGCTGGCTCACCGACGGGGGCGAGGCGCTCGTCTTCGTCACCTCCGACGCGAACCTGCTGCGCTTCCCGGCCAAACTGGTCCGGCCACAGGGCCTCAAGGGCGGCGGCATGGCAGGCGTCAACGTCGGCGCCGACGCCGAGGTGATCTCCTTCAACGCCGTGTCCACGACGGACGACACCCACGGCGCGCCGATGGTCGTCACCTCCACGGGCACCCAGGTGAAGGTGTCGCCGTTCGCCTCCTACCCAGCCAAGGGCCGGGCCACCGGCGGCGTGCGGGTGCAGCGCTTCCTCAAGGGCGAGTCGCGGCTCGTGGTCGCCTGGATCGGGCCGCGGCCGGTCGGCGCCAGCAACACCGGCGACCCGGTGGAACTCCCCGAACCGGACGCGCGCCGGGACGGGTCCGGGGTCGCGGTCATGATGGGCCCACAGATCATCGGCCACCTGATCGAGCGCGACTGA
- a CDS encoding DNA gyrase/topoisomerase IV subunit B produces the protein MADRECRLVTAQPETLYGADDLTHLEGLDAVRKRPGMYIGSTDSRGINHLANEIIDNCTDEGVAGHATTIAVILHADGSVQVDDDGRGIPTDVHAKSGLSGVELVLTRLHAGGKFGGSGYKTSGGLHGVGASAVNALSHRFDVTVKRDGKVHEISFQRGVPGVFDGPGPDASFTREPGLRVVRRMKRGEPGGTSIRYWYDARYFETSARLDVDSVRTKLRNTAFLVPGVQYTLFDATAEEPATETFHYPNGLADMVEFLTPAADKPVSGVLMVTGEGTYKENAADANGVMQSNVVRTAQIEVAFRWGTGYERNVECFTNTIRNMHGGTHRKGFERALVRALTEAVRNARALLKPKEEPPVLDDFLEGMTAVIHVRVPEPQFTSQTKDELSTAGVTRVMQGLVEAYLKEWIDGRRTKTEARTVLQKVVDAARVRLTQKQQKDAARRKTALEGASMPAKLVDCRAIGIDRSELFIVEGDSALGTARMARSSEYQALLPIRGKILNVQKASLQQVLDNAECSAIVQVLGAGSGRTFDIGQMRYGRVMIMADADVDGSHIRTLLITLFAKYMRPVIEHGRLFAAMPPLHKVVTKGRNSETLYTYTQQEMESTVGRLERSGRQVQKPVPRFKGLGEMDADELWDTTMNPAERTVRRITIEDAERAEATLELLMGERVEPRKNWLIEAAGRIDQETIDA, from the coding sequence ATGGCCGATCGGGAGTGCCGCCTCGTGACCGCACAGCCAGAGACCTTGTATGGGGCTGACGACCTCACACACCTGGAAGGGCTGGACGCTGTCCGGAAACGCCCAGGCATGTACATCGGCTCCACCGACAGCCGGGGCATCAACCACCTGGCCAACGAGATCATCGACAACTGCACCGACGAGGGTGTCGCCGGGCATGCGACCACGATCGCGGTGATCCTGCACGCCGACGGCTCGGTGCAGGTCGACGACGACGGCCGTGGCATCCCGACCGACGTGCACGCCAAGTCCGGCCTGAGCGGCGTCGAGCTGGTGCTCACCCGGCTGCACGCCGGCGGCAAGTTCGGCGGCTCCGGCTACAAGACCTCCGGCGGTCTGCACGGCGTCGGCGCCTCGGCGGTCAACGCCCTGTCGCACCGCTTCGACGTCACCGTGAAGCGGGACGGCAAGGTCCACGAGATCTCGTTCCAGCGCGGCGTCCCCGGCGTCTTCGACGGCCCGGGCCCGGACGCGTCGTTCACCCGCGAGCCCGGCCTGCGGGTGGTCCGCCGGATGAAGCGGGGCGAGCCCGGCGGCACCTCGATCCGGTACTGGTACGACGCCCGCTACTTCGAGACCAGTGCCCGCCTCGACGTCGACTCCGTGCGGACCAAGCTGCGCAACACCGCGTTCCTGGTCCCCGGCGTTCAGTACACACTCTTCGACGCGACCGCCGAGGAGCCGGCCACCGAGACGTTCCACTACCCGAACGGCCTGGCCGACATGGTGGAGTTCCTCACCCCGGCCGCGGACAAGCCGGTCTCCGGTGTCCTCATGGTCACCGGCGAGGGGACGTACAAGGAGAACGCCGCCGACGCCAACGGCGTGATGCAGTCCAATGTCGTCCGGACCGCCCAGATCGAGGTCGCCTTCCGCTGGGGCACCGGCTACGAGCGCAACGTCGAGTGCTTCACCAACACCATCCGCAACATGCACGGCGGCACCCACCGCAAGGGCTTCGAGCGGGCCCTGGTGCGGGCCCTCACCGAGGCCGTCCGCAACGCCCGCGCGCTGCTCAAGCCAAAGGAGGAGCCGCCCGTCCTGGACGACTTCCTGGAGGGCATGACCGCGGTCATCCACGTGCGGGTGCCGGAGCCGCAGTTCACCTCGCAGACCAAGGACGAGCTGTCCACGGCCGGGGTCACCCGGGTCATGCAGGGGCTCGTCGAGGCGTACCTCAAAGAGTGGATCGACGGGCGGCGCACCAAGACCGAGGCCCGGACAGTCCTGCAGAAGGTGGTGGACGCGGCCCGCGTCCGGCTCACCCAGAAGCAGCAGAAGGACGCGGCCCGCCGCAAGACCGCCCTGGAGGGCGCGTCGATGCCGGCCAAGCTGGTCGACTGCCGGGCCATCGGCATCGACCGCTCCGAGCTGTTCATCGTGGAGGGTGACTCGGCCCTCGGCACCGCCCGGATGGCCCGCAGCTCGGAATACCAGGCCCTGCTGCCGATCCGCGGCAAGATCCTGAATGTCCAGAAGGCCAGCCTCCAGCAGGTCCTCGACAACGCCGAGTGCTCGGCCATCGTGCAGGTGCTCGGCGCCGGCTCGGGCCGCACCTTCGACATCGGCCAGATGCGCTACGGCCGCGTCATGATCATGGCCGACGCGGATGTCGACGGCTCGCACATCCGGACCCTGCTGATCACCCTGTTCGCCAAGTACATGCGGCCCGTCATCGAGCACGGCCGGCTCTTCGCCGCCATGCCGCCGCTGCACAAGGTGGTCACCAAGGGCCGCAATTCGGAGACCCTCTACACCTACACCCAGCAGGAGATGGAGAGCACCGTCGGCCGGCTGGAGCGCTCCGGCCGCCAGGTGCAGAAGCCGGTGCCCCGGTTCAAGGGCCTCGGCGAGATGGACGCCGACGAGCTGTGGGACACCACGATGAACCCCGCCGAGCGGACCGTCCGGCGGATCACCATCGAGGACGCCGAACGAGCCGAAGCCACCCTCGAACTGCTGATGGGTGAACGGGTCGAGCCCCGGAAGAACTGGTTGATCGAGGCCGCCGGCCGGATCGACCAAGAGACGATCGACGCCTGA
- a CDS encoding adenylate/guanylate cyclase domain-containing protein, translating to MTTITTAVQERRQNVTVLFIDIVGFTALVDRLDCAEVRALQRDYFSVVSEVVHECGGIVEKYVGDAVMAVFGAAEDGFGPEAAASAVRAGLSVQETLRGRLLAGRFPVRTRVGLATGEVIVDPLAAFDGGYGMISGSVVSTAARLQAYAPHGTVVVCSATREVTDELIAYQELPPVSVPGKSYPLDLWRALQPQAAPLAVVS from the coding sequence ATGACCACCATCACTACCGCCGTACAGGAGCGGCGCCAGAACGTGACCGTGCTGTTCATCGACATCGTCGGCTTCACCGCTCTGGTGGACCGGCTGGACTGCGCGGAGGTGCGGGCGTTGCAACGGGACTACTTCTCGGTCGTGTCCGAGGTGGTCCACGAGTGCGGCGGCATCGTCGAGAAGTACGTGGGTGACGCGGTGATGGCGGTGTTCGGCGCCGCGGAGGACGGCTTCGGGCCCGAGGCGGCGGCCTCCGCGGTACGAGCGGGCCTGTCGGTCCAGGAGACGTTGAGGGGGCGACTCCTGGCCGGCAGGTTCCCGGTCCGTACCCGGGTGGGGCTGGCCACCGGCGAGGTGATCGTCGACCCGCTGGCGGCCTTCGACGGCGGCTACGGGATGATCAGCGGCAGCGTGGTGAGCACGGCGGCCCGGCTGCAGGCGTACGCGCCGCACGGCACCGTGGTGGTCTGTTCGGCCACCCGGGAGGTGACCGACGAGCTCATCGCCTACCAGGAACTGCCGCCGGTGTCGGTTCCGGGCAAGTCCTACCCGCTGGACCTCTGGCGAGCGTTGCAGCCGCAAGCCGCGCCGCTGGCCGTCGTGTCGTAG